Part of the Chloroflexota bacterium genome is shown below.
GGTATAGCGACACGGTCTTGCGCAGACTGTCCAGCAGCGCGCGGCAGTCCTCGCATTCGGCCAGATGCGCTTCCAATTCGGCGCACATTCCGGCGTCCAGTTCGCCATCCATGTACTCGCAGATGCGATGGAGCAGTTGTTGGCAATGGGCATCGGGACTCATGTCATTCCCTCACCGGCGACAAGGTACGGATGCAGGCGGTCGCGCAGAAACATTCGCGCGCGATGGAGCCGCGACTTCACCGCCGCGACGCTGAGGCCCAGCGCCTCGGCCACCTCCGCCGCCGGCATATCCTCCACGTCGCGCATCAGGAACACAATGCGCAACGCCTCGGGCAGCGCCGCAATCGCCTGGGCCATCACCTGGCGCACTTCGGCGCTCAGGGCCGCCTCTTCGGGGTCTGACAATGACAGCCCGCCCGACGGCTCGATCTTCGGCTCGACCCCGCCGTCCATCGGCTCGTCCAGCGAGGCGATCTCCCTGTGGCGGCGCAGGCGCATCAGGCTGGCGTTCGCCGCGATGCGGTAAATCCACGTGCCCAGCCCCGAGTCGCCGCGAAAACCGCCGATGTTGCGATAGACGCTCAGGAACGTCTCCTGCAGCACGTCCTCGGCCTCGGCAGGGTCGCCCAGCATGCCCAGGGCCAGCCGGTACACGCGGGGCGAGTAGGCGTCCACCAATTCGCGGTACGCCGCCGCATCGCCTCTGCGTAGTTTCTCCAACAGGGCCGCCTCGTCGGGCACCGATACACTCCTTTTGATGCGCCAGATGGTAAAAGGATGCGCTATAGGATAGCACAGAGCGGCCAGGGGTCAAGATGGAGCGGACAGGACGGCGCGAAGAGGCTCCTGTGGGCCGTGGTAACACGCCGCCCGGGGGCGCCGTCGGGCGAGGCCAGATTGCAACTACCTGTCCTGTGCCGCCAGCGGAAGGTACAGCCGCTCCGTCGGGTGCAGGTAGCCCACGTGTCGCAATGCGTAGGCCCCACCGCTGGCGTCGTCGCGATAGGCATGGAACCGCACGAGGCCGCCGTCCACATAGACAACGAGAAACGTGCTCGGCGCGCCGGCATCGCCCAGTCCGCGGGCATGCCCTGCATCTACCTGCCACACCCCTTCTATCCGCGCGGCGCTGAAGTTGTGGGTGTGGCCGCAGATGTAGGTCCGCACGCCATGGTCTCGGAGCAGCGCCCAGAAGCGGTCGCGGTTCGCGGGGTGCGCGTTCAGGCTGTCGTCGGCGTGGCGCAGGCGGCCATTGTCGGCGTCGGGGAGCGGGTAAGCAGGCTCGTGGCCCAAGACGAAGATATGCTGCCGGTCGGTGGCGGCCAGGTCTGCCGCCAGCCAGTTGTACAGGTGGTCAGGGATGTCGCCATCTGTGGCGTGGTCCCCCGCCGCGTCGCAGTATTCATTCAACATGATGAAATGCGCATTGGCGTAGTCAAACGAGTACGTGGTAGTTGGGCAGCCGGTAGGGCCAGGGTTCACCGGCCCATAGTCGTAAACATTGAGCCAGGCCAGATTCGCCCCTGCGGTGGGTTCCCGCCCTTGCCCCGGGAGTTCGTGATTGCCAACGACGGGGTACCAGGGTGTGGTCCCAAGGGTGCTGGTGATCGTCCAGAACGCATCCGGCACAGGGTCCATGTCGCCCGGGGTTACGAGGAAGGCCACGCCCAGGCCTGCAATGGCCTGGGCCGCGCCGCGGAAGTACTGCGGCGTGTCGTAGAGGCCGGGGCCGGTGTAGTAACGCATGTCGGCAGCCACGGCAAAGGCGAAACGTCCGTCATCCTGCCGCAGCGGGAACGGTCGCGCCGCGCCAGCCAAGGCCCAGGCGACAAGGAGGACAAGCCCTGCTGCCATAATCAGCAGGCTGACGGCGAGCCGTCCAGCGCTTCGGCGTAGTCCCTCGCTCATCTCGTTCCCTCGCCCCGCCGCCCATGAGGCGATGAATTCGGGTTCGCCTATCAATATACACCAAACCTGGAGATCGCGCCAATGAACGCGAGCCTTGCTTTGCGTCGGGTTACCGTCGGGTGAGAGCCATGCCGCACCCACGTGAAAGGCGCACATCCCACCCCGGCCCCGGGCACTGCGCGAAGGACACGCAAAGCCTCTCTCGCCTTTTGTAGTTATCGCGCCTTTCGTGAGATTTCGCGTCTTTCGTATTCCAAAGTCTTTCGCGGCCGTTCGTGTCTTTCACGTTCCAAAGTCTTTCGCGCCTTTCGTGAGATTTCGCGGTCTTCCGTGTTTCAAAGCCTTTCGTGTTCCAGACGCCCCCGCGCCCGCGATTCACGGTCGGTTCACGATGTACCTGCCATCATCTGCGCAAACCCTTCCCCTTTCACGCATCCTTCACGGATAGTACCATTTTCCCATTGAGCGGGCCTGCTGGCAGGCATAAAATGAAGGCGAGTTCACGCGATTTTCACGCTCTCTACACGCATTCTTCACGCAAGGGGCGTAATGAAAGGCACGATTGCATGGTACGGCGGGACAAACGGGCGCTAATTCGGGGGCTGCTGATCGCCGCAGCGATGCTGCTGGCGGCCCTGCTCGCGCCTATCGCCCGCGGAGACATTCGCACAGACGCCCCTCAACAACAGCGGAACCTTCCCGCCGACAGCGAGACCCTTGCCGGCTACTGCTTCCACTTTGACGGCGTAACGTACAACGACGACGGCACATCCACCTGGACCTACACGGTACAAGACTGTGGGGCCACCCGCCGCCTGCACCGCTGGGCACTGGAGATTGCCACGTATCACTCCGTCGTCTCCAGCAACCCGCCCGCCAGCGTCGGTTGGGTTCCGGGGCTGAGATTGTACGGCATCTACTGGAATGTGGACATCCGGCCTGGCGACCCGCCCCAGACATTCACCTTCACACTGTCGGAGCAGTATCCGCCCGCCATCGTACAGGTGGCCGCGCGTGTACCGCCTGACGAGGCTACTGGCTCACTGGACGGCCCCTGCTGTCCAGGCTCAACTCCAACGCCGACCCCCACGCCAACCCATACCCCGACGCCGACCCCTACGCCCACGCCCACCAACGCCCCGCCGTCGGTCAACGCCCTGGGCATCTACGAGCCGAACCGCGTGAACCCGGTAACGGCCATGGACCCGCAGGCCGAGTACGCCGTGGGAGTTTCCGTGTCGGACCCCGACGGCCTGGCGAGCCTCCAATGGGTGCGCGTCGTGGTCTTCCTGGACGCCGACGGGGATGATGACGCTGGCGACGTTCCCGCCTCGGGCGACGCGCAGACGGCCGCCATCTTCACGTGGACCAACGGCCCCACGCCCTCGTGGAGCATGGACGCCGACTCGCCCACCACCTGGGCGCTGGTAACCGCCAACTGCGCCCAGCCCAACCTGGCGGGCACCTCCGGCACGTGGTGGTTCCACTTCCGCCCGGGCAAGGTGGCTGCCGAGTCCACCGATTGGGACGCCTGGGTCGCAACGCGGGACGCCAGCGCCGCGCACGCGTCGCTGTACGACGGCAGCGATTATGACATGAACTGGTACGGGGAGGTAACCGTGAACACGCCAAGCGTCAACTGGGGAGTCGTCCTGCTCGGCTCCGACTTTCCTGCGAACCCGAAAACCGGCATCTCGGTTACGTACATCGCCAACGGCCCGTACCAGCAGCAGGTGCGGGCATCCAACCCGTGGGGCAGCGCGCCCCGCTGGATCGCGCTCAACGAGAGCGGCATGCCCGGGCCCGGGCAATTCTCGCTCAAGGCCAACAGCACCAACAACCTGCCCGGCGCCCAAGTCGTCCGCTCCAGCGCATACGCAACCATCGGCGCAGGCACGCGGACGCCGGAGGGCGGGGACGCCATCGCCACCAACACCCTCTGGCTCCGCCTGGGATCG
Proteins encoded:
- a CDS encoding zf-HC2 domain-containing protein, with translation MSPDAHCQQLLHRICEYMDGELDAGMCAELEAHLAECEDCRALLDSLRKTVSLYRRCVPDDLPPDVRARLHAALNLDPPDAG
- a CDS encoding sigma-70 family RNA polymerase sigma factor; protein product: MPDEAALLEKLRRGDAAAYRELVDAYSPRVYRLALGMLGDPAEAEDVLQETFLSVYRNIGGFRGDSGLGTWIYRIAANASLMRLRRHREIASLDEPMDGGVEPKIEPSGGLSLSDPEEAALSAEVRQVMAQAIAALPEALRIVFLMRDVEDMPAAEVAEALGLSVAAVKSRLHRARMFLRDRLHPYLVAGEGMT
- a CDS encoding metallophosphoesterase; the encoded protein is MSEGLRRSAGRLAVSLLIMAAGLVLLVAWALAGAARPFPLRQDDGRFAFAVAADMRYYTGPGLYDTPQYFRGAAQAIAGLGVAFLVTPGDMDPVPDAFWTITSTLGTTPWYPVVGNHELPGQGREPTAGANLAWLNVYDYGPVNPGPTGCPTTTYSFDYANAHFIMLNEYCDAAGDHATDGDIPDHLYNWLAADLAATDRQHIFVLGHEPAYPLPDADNGRLRHADDSLNAHPANRDRFWALLRDHGVRTYICGHTHNFSAARIEGVWQVDAGHARGLGDAGAPSTFLVVYVDGGLVRFHAYRDDASGGAYALRHVGYLHPTERLYLPLAAQDR